In Myxococcus stipitatus, the following are encoded in one genomic region:
- a CDS encoding transglycosylase SLT domain-containing protein, whose product MRAASMHGIDPFLLSAVLEQESAYGEALTPPGPGGKGDGGHGHGVGQIDDRTWGAWLATNAWWNFEINATKSAEILASGLKLFRGDLRAGLSAYNAGPSNVRKALAAGKDPGSVTTHSASTGLSYPDNTLRRLARLKAFT is encoded by the coding sequence GTGCGCGCCGCCTCCATGCACGGCATCGACCCGTTCCTACTCTCCGCCGTCCTTGAGCAAGAGAGTGCATACGGTGAGGCACTCACACCGCCCGGTCCGGGAGGGAAGGGGGACGGCGGTCACGGCCACGGCGTCGGCCAGATTGACGACCGGACCTGGGGGGCATGGCTCGCAACGAACGCTTGGTGGAACTTCGAGATCAACGCGACGAAGTCTGCCGAGATCCTCGCGTCGGGTCTCAAGCTCTTTCGCGGGGATCTCCGCGCTGGACTCAGCGCGTACAACGCCGGGCCTTCCAACGTGCGCAAGGCCCTGGCCGCCGGCAAGGACCCGGGCAGTGTTACGACTCACTCGGCATCGACCGGCCTTTCCTATCCCGACAACACCCTTCGCCGCCTTGCGCGGCTGAAAGCGTTCACATGA